Proteins co-encoded in one Melitaea cinxia chromosome 13, ilMelCinx1.1, whole genome shotgun sequence genomic window:
- the LOC123659015 gene encoding immediate early response 3-interacting protein 1: protein MLTLWNLFEASLLCLNAVCVLHEERFMQKMGWGANNRNQGFEDQSSIKFQILNLVRSIRTVTRIPLIILNILTIIFKLLLG from the exons ATGCTCACGTTGTGGAACCTATTCGAAGCTTCTTTGCTGTGCCTAAATGCTGTCTGCGTACTCCATGAAGAAAGATTTATGCAAAAGA tGGGATGGGGTGCTAATAACCGAAATCAAGGGTTTGAAGACCAATCATCAATAAAATTCCAAATTTTAAACTTAGTTAGATCAATAAGGACAGTGACAAGAA ttcCACTCATTATActgaatattttaacaataatatttaaattattattagggTAA